Proteins encoded within one genomic window of Oncorhynchus keta strain PuntledgeMale-10-30-2019 chromosome 12, Oket_V2, whole genome shotgun sequence:
- the LOC127906514 gene encoding uncharacterized protein LOC127906514, which produces MPQNPCPVAHAQKPSPSAPKPRPSGPHPKTHAQWPTPQNPGPRHKTQAHAPKPRPSGPQSKTQTQPSAHTPKYRPSAHTPKYRPSAHTPKYRPSAHTPKYRPSAHTPKYRPSAHTPKYRPSAHTPKYRPSAHTPKYRPSAHTPKHRPSAHTPKYRPSAHTPKYRPSAHTPKHRPSAPRPKIQAQCPTL; this is translated from the exons ATGCCCCAAAACCCATGCCCAGTGGCCCACGCCCAAAAACCCAGTCCCAGTGCCCCAAAACCCAGGCCCAGTGGCCCACACCCCAAAACCCATGCCCAGTGGCCCACGCCCCAAAACCCAGGCCCACGCCACAAAACCCAGGCCCACGCCCCAAAACCCAGGCCCAGTGGCCCACAATCCAAAACACAGACCCA GCCCAGTGCCCACACTCCGAAATACAGGCCCAGTGCCCACACTCCGAAATACAGGCCTAGTGCCCACACCCCGAAATACAGGCCCAGTGCCCACACCCCGAAATACAGGCCCAGTGCCCACACCCCGAAATACAGGCCCAGTGCCCACACTCCGAAATACAGGCCCAGTGCCCACACTCCGAAATACAGGCCTAGTGCCCACACTCCGAAATACAGGCCCAGTGCCCACACCCCGAAACACAGGCCCAGTGCCCACACTCCGAAATACAGGCCCAGTGCCCACACTCCGAAATACAGGCCCAGTGCCCACACCCCGAAACACAGGCCCAGTGCCCCACGCCCCAAAATACAGGCCCAGTGCCCCACACTGTAG